The genomic DNA ctgtgaagacgcttctaatgcatccatttatccactcttatatattgacatatacacacaagcctttaacagcttatctgcgcatttactttagtgattgactcactgtaaatagcataggaggttattcggcgcactaagaccataggccagtcccaacagacacagggtaacctattagtgtacttactgcgaccctgtgccccttgactgtcacagttgttgagttcaacattgagtatagtgcgacaatactgtaaggattgttgtgattgagtgatagtgtttcaatccaccatacccctatattgtagatagctttatctacaatatctcataaatcctagatatattttaggtaaaccccataagtcttaagtcttacttaagcatatataagtcctatacttattaggcaaatcctataaatcctgtacattagtcaggtaaccctcttacttaaggtactatccagagaccttaagtatacatacccttagtcacttaggcttaagtaacattagtctaaggtactatacataaccaaccacctgcacttcatagttgctagactatttgttaggagttgttattcctgataacctagcctatattgtgcatatattctgtgcatatattctgattcttaatactagttcttagttttctcatatacattttgtatatagtaattctttcttactcctgtacttacacaactcttaacattggtgaccaccgcagggcctagtgttggttatctttaattcttacctgtaatcttttgtacaagctttcatactttgtatatacattctaaTGTGATACTCTACTAACATTCTTTTATGTCTAGAAGATCAAGTAGACCTGCATCCTCTAATAGGACCCCTTGGgacacaagactttcaagagaaggtatgcctagacatagtacccctagaagctctgtgcttcctagagacagcatacctacagatagtcccaacaacccttttggacctactaggtactctattgagcaatcctctcctgaggagctagtgattccccaacctatccaaccctatgaatcacccatcaagccacatgcttccatgccagccttggaagaccctcaagcaggacctagtagctcaagaaggatatcacctcactctcataagtcatcatccagacactctccaagattgtctcctttggaatatgaagctattcaggaagcaacaagctagctaagccaagttcttctaTAAGGAACCTTCACCTTTTGGTCATAAGGCTAGCTCAGCTACCTTCCAGAGGATGATACCTGTATTTGGACTCCCTGATATAGAGATGTTGGAACCTTCCTCTAGTAAACCTCAGCCCTCTGAGCCTATGAactctcatgagcttaagagatctaaaggaaagacttctgaagcccacatatctaagcatagggaaactcaagctgccttactggatcctaatgataggtcttttactaatgacccagcaatccagaagtacctaccctattctccttccactaccttataccctttaaatgaagaatctccaggagaattcaactatcagcctGACTGTACCCAAATGACCTCTTGGTGCAGGAAGAACCCTCAAGCTAATAGTTTTAGGAAAGTCTACAGGCAGCTAGGAAgagtattctatcatgtggagATACCTCCAGCCATGAGAATCGCTACCCCTCACCTTCTTGTGAGCAATgggcttctcactacttcaaactactagatactgtagtaacCTTTAGACCTACATGTTGCATTACTACCAAGTTATtcctgctcaagaaatcaaccatTGGCCTGAATATGGTAAGTTACACATAGACCTGAATAAACTAATCAAGAGAACTGTTCATAGCGTCTATGACATGGAGGACTATTGCCCATTCCTGAATGGCCAGAACATGACTGTTATTCACCTCTCATTCCTTTGAGGTAGCTGCAGTCACTTATAGGGACCAGATGGAGCGTTTCATTCAGAAGCTGTATGagatccttggtagacaacttcagactggccaccttccccagtcatctcagcaggacatctcagtgaggtagaacctggacaagaacaCCTTAGGGATAGGACTCTACAACTTAAGCAAGATATGACCCTGTTAGTGCCCAAAAgttctagagcctcttctgtcactccacaggaggcggctcaagaaaacttactaagGAGTCTTATCAAACCCACTAGTCAAGTTACTATTGCTAGTCCTTTACTTCCAGATCCTCAAGTTTCTCCTCCAACTGTAACCCTGCACACCTCCAGTAGCACTcctccaggacaacctcctagtagtcttcattcatccaaagcctctcttactgttactatgcaaccTAGGTATTTAGGACCTGATAATGGAACCACACTTATTCCCTCAGAACCTTTACCATCACCTCCTAGCTCTATtgctacttcttcctctagatCTATACCC from Rhizoctonia solani chromosome 16, complete sequence includes the following:
- a CDS encoding Retrovirus-related Pol polyprotein from transposon, with the protein product MIPVFGLPDIEMLEPSSSKPQPSEPMNSHELKRSKGKTSEAHISKHRETQAALLDPNDRSFTNDPAIQKYLPYSPSTTLYPLNEESPGEFNYQPDCTQMTSWCRKNPQANSFRKVYRQLGRVFYHVEIPPAMRIATPHLLTYMLHYYQVIPAQEINHWPEYGKLHIDLNKLIKRTVHSVYDMEDYCPFLNGQNMTTTSDWPPSPVISAGHLSEVEPGQEHLRDRTLQLKQDMTLLVPKSSRASSVTPQEAAQENLLRSLIKPTSQVTIASPLLPDPQVSPPTVTLHTSSSTPPGQPPSSLHSSKASLTVTMQPRYLGPDNGTTLIPSEPLPSPPSSIATSSSRSIPLGRIPEESPHVTLQVPPTLERTERLRREAARSLGPRPPTPRPTIVPSTSSEETLPSSPRGNASVPIAQPSAIPPFNIQALEDYINNLSDGSIDGLSSSESSTGRDQVAPELIAPATPADSITSVSSAATHTIQIPVAQSTPRIRSQVEEDNVRNIPYNPPLSNAARRVSLAGPSIPLRDPPPHADFIIADLPWEQIGDPQEDQLYQLNPLPEYLQSQKSAPLD